One genomic window of Thermococcus sp. Bubb.Bath includes the following:
- a CDS encoding DMT family transporter yields MSKKHAVSAVLLWSTVASAFKLSLRYLTPPQLLFYASLTSLILFGVLYSWEFSLRKENLRSAYLGLINPLLYYTVLFSAYDRLPAQEAQALNYTWPIMLVLLSIPLLGRKPGARTILGLLTGFLGAIVVATRGNLTGMSFSDPLGVALGLGSAVIWSAYWLLNLRDRRPLVEKMFWNFLFGFVYVSAVLLISGGFIVPPVKDLAGAVYVGLFEMGVTFLLWYRAVESDMAFASNLAYLVPFLSLFFISVVVGETIAPSTVLGLVMIVVGIIIGRENR; encoded by the coding sequence ATGTCCAAAAAGCACGCCGTCAGTGCGGTACTCCTGTGGTCAACGGTCGCCTCCGCCTTCAAGCTCTCGCTGCGCTACCTCACCCCTCCCCAGCTCCTCTTCTACGCTTCCCTAACCTCACTCATCCTGTTTGGGGTTCTGTACTCTTGGGAGTTCTCTCTCAGAAAAGAGAACCTCCGCTCGGCTTACCTAGGCTTGATAAACCCCCTCCTCTACTACACGGTTCTCTTTTCGGCCTACGACAGGCTTCCCGCGCAGGAGGCGCAGGCGCTCAACTACACCTGGCCCATAATGCTCGTCCTCCTCTCAATCCCCCTCCTCGGGAGGAAGCCTGGGGCAAGGACGATATTGGGCCTCCTCACAGGATTCCTCGGTGCCATTGTGGTGGCCACCAGGGGAAACCTGACGGGTATGAGCTTCTCCGACCCCCTCGGTGTGGCCCTCGGCCTCGGGAGCGCCGTGATATGGTCCGCCTACTGGCTCCTTAACCTTAGGGACAGAAGGCCGCTCGTTGAAAAGATGTTCTGGAACTTCCTCTTCGGGTTCGTCTACGTATCGGCGGTTCTCCTGATCTCGGGCGGGTTTATCGTTCCCCCGGTTAAGGACCTCGCCGGTGCCGTCTACGTCGGCCTCTTCGAGATGGGCGTCACGTTCCTCCTCTGGTACCGCGCCGTTGAGAGCGACATGGCCTTCGCCTCGAACCTTGCCTACCTTGTTCCATTTTTGAGCCTATTCTTTATCTCGGTCGTTGTGGGAGAGACGATAGCCCCGTCGACCGTTCTGGGGCTGGTTATGATAGTCGTGGGGATAATCATTGGGCGTGAAAACCGATGA
- the queC gene encoding 7-cyano-7-deazaguanine synthase QueC, with product MKRAVVLFSGGLDSTACLYWAKRNYDEVIMLTINYGSNEEKVTNRVAEFFSKELDVPLKIVRLDFLEKFSKLRGTTLVGGETPKVTGKELEDMEVAQETAKSVWVPARNVVLIAVAASLLDALGGGGIIVGFNAEEGATFPDNTPEFVEKMNEMLRYGAMAEVKVVAPLIDLDKKGIAKLLKELGAKYEYSNSCYMPKGFTEDGKPIHCGECESCVRRHRGLIEAIGEDKTVYAVEPKI from the coding sequence ATGAAGCGCGCGGTGGTTCTCTTCAGCGGCGGGCTTGACAGCACGGCCTGCCTCTACTGGGCGAAGAGGAACTACGACGAGGTTATAATGCTCACTATCAACTACGGTAGCAACGAGGAGAAAGTGACTAACAGGGTGGCTGAGTTCTTCTCAAAGGAGCTGGACGTCCCGCTCAAGATAGTCAGGCTCGACTTCCTTGAGAAATTTTCAAAGCTCCGCGGGACGACGCTCGTCGGCGGGGAGACGCCGAAGGTTACAGGGAAAGAGCTTGAAGACATGGAAGTGGCCCAGGAGACCGCGAAGAGCGTCTGGGTTCCTGCAAGAAACGTTGTCCTGATAGCTGTCGCCGCTTCGCTCCTCGATGCCCTCGGCGGCGGGGGCATAATAGTCGGCTTCAACGCCGAGGAAGGCGCCACTTTCCCGGACAACACGCCTGAGTTCGTGGAAAAGATGAACGAGATGCTCAGGTATGGGGCCATGGCAGAGGTTAAGGTCGTCGCTCCGCTCATAGACCTCGACAAGAAGGGCATCGCGAAGCTCCTGAAGGAGCTCGGAGCGAAGTACGAGTACTCCAACTCCTGCTACATGCCGAAGGGCTTCACAGAGGACGGGAAGCCGATCCACTGCGGCGAGTGCGAGAGTTGCGTGAGAAGACATCGGGGGCTCATCGAGGCCATCGGTGAAGACAAGACGGTCTATGCAGTTGAGCCTAAGATTTGA
- a CDS encoding PIN domain-containing protein, with protein MEAVIDTNVFLYAAVEEMPRHGEAFELLHSPSLEKWIVPAIVIYEVVWNFRKLGFSSKEARELVEQIVEDERTKLVDDRRYLIKAFETLQSLSLTHYNDSVLLTIAKEVGTLATYDKKLRKRAKKLSIKLLPEVVE; from the coding sequence ATGGAGGCCGTGATAGACACCAACGTTTTCCTATATGCGGCAGTTGAGGAGATGCCCCGCCACGGGGAGGCCTTTGAACTCCTGCACTCTCCATCTCTAGAGAAATGGATCGTGCCGGCCATTGTTATTTATGAGGTCGTCTGGAACTTCAGAAAGCTCGGCTTCTCAAGTAAAGAGGCCAGGGAACTCGTAGAGCAGATAGTTGAAGACGAGAGAACAAAACTCGTAGACGACAGGAGGTACCTGATAAAGGCGTTTGAGACTCTCCAAAGCCTTTCCTTAACACACTACAACGACTCGGTGTTGCTGACCATAGCTAAGGAAGTTGGGACTCTTGCAACCTACGACAAGAAGCTTAGGAAAAGAGCTAAGAAACTGAGCATTAAACTACTTCCGGAGGTGGTAGAATGA
- a CDS encoding AbrB/MazE/SpoVT family DNA-binding domain-containing protein, with protein MPLTKVTRNYQITIPAEIRKILGIREGEYLDVKLRGDEIVIKRAKRKWKTFRLGRKITEEELEKLEEEAMEEEMEWRP; from the coding sequence ATGCCTTTGACGAAAGTTACCCGCAATTACCAGATAACGATTCCAGCTGAGATAAGAAAGATCCTCGGGATAAGGGAAGGAGAGTACCTAGACGTCAAGCTTAGAGGGGACGAGATAGTGATTAAAAGGGCTAAAAGGAAGTGGAAAACCTTCAGGCTCGGCAGGAAGATAACCGAAGAGGAGCTTGAGAAGCTCGAAGAGGAGGCCATGGAGGAGGAAATGGAATGGAGGCCGTGA
- a CDS encoding dihydroorotate dehydrogenase — protein sequence MASLEVELFGIKFENPLILASGINDKVPEQWMRAHEEGAGGVVTKSIGIEPRKGYDNPTIVELPYGLINAMGLPNPGWKGFLEMVEGYTFDFPVIGSIFGGTPEEFAFLAEKLSDVADAFELNLSCPHAKGYGMETGQKPENVYDIVRAVKDATDKPVIAKLTPNIDDITKLGLAAEKGGADAVSAINTLKAIAIDIYARKPILSNKVGGYSGPGVKPVALRAVYDLARTLEVPVIGIGGITTWQDAVEFLLAGASALQIGTAVSLRGWKVFKEISKGIERYLEEEGFSSVKEIVGLALE from the coding sequence ATGGCGAGCCTTGAGGTCGAGCTTTTCGGAATCAAGTTCGAGAACCCTCTCATCCTCGCGTCTGGGATAAACGACAAGGTTCCGGAGCAGTGGATGAGGGCCCACGAGGAAGGCGCCGGCGGCGTCGTTACGAAATCAATCGGCATCGAGCCTAGAAAAGGCTACGACAATCCTACGATAGTGGAACTTCCCTACGGGCTGATAAACGCGATGGGACTCCCAAATCCGGGCTGGAAAGGCTTCCTTGAGATGGTTGAGGGTTATACTTTCGACTTCCCGGTTATAGGTTCTATCTTCGGTGGAACGCCGGAGGAGTTCGCCTTTCTCGCGGAGAAGCTGAGCGACGTTGCAGATGCTTTCGAGCTCAACCTTTCCTGCCCCCACGCCAAGGGCTACGGCATGGAGACAGGACAGAAGCCAGAGAACGTCTACGATATCGTCAGGGCCGTGAAAGACGCCACTGATAAGCCAGTTATAGCCAAGCTCACGCCAAACATTGACGACATAACAAAACTTGGTCTTGCCGCTGAGAAGGGTGGGGCCGATGCCGTCTCGGCGATAAACACACTGAAGGCAATCGCCATAGACATCTACGCCAGAAAGCCCATACTGAGCAACAAAGTCGGCGGGTATTCCGGGCCGGGCGTTAAGCCCGTCGCCCTGAGGGCAGTCTACGACCTCGCAAGAACCCTTGAGGTTCCTGTGATCGGAATCGGGGGCATAACGACCTGGCAGGACGCCGTAGAGTTCCTCCTGGCCGGAGCGTCTGCTCTCCAGATTGGAACTGCCGTTTCCCTCCGCGGCTGGAAGGTATTTAAAGAGATAAGCAAGGGGATCGAACGCTACCTTGAGGAGGAAGGGTTTTCGAGCGTGAAGGAGATAGTCGGTTTGGCTCTGGAGTGA
- the pyrH gene encoding UMP kinase → MRIVFDIGGSVLVPEDPDIDFIKAIAYELVKISEDHEVAVVVGGGRVSRKYIQAAKTFTPNETFKDYIGIHITRANAMLLIAALGEKAYPFVIQDFRKAWEVIQLKKIPIMGGTHPGHTTDAVAALLAEYLQADLLVVVTNVDGVYDSDPKKNPNAKKLDRITVDQLVEIAMQEESKAGGSGVVDALAAKFIQRGEIRTYIVGKNDAYHLFDVVNGKHSGTVVEP, encoded by the coding sequence ATGAGGATAGTCTTCGACATAGGCGGATCTGTTCTCGTTCCGGAGGATCCGGACATCGATTTTATTAAGGCAATAGCGTATGAGCTCGTTAAGATAAGTGAGGACCATGAGGTAGCTGTTGTCGTCGGCGGCGGGAGGGTGTCAAGGAAGTACATCCAGGCGGCCAAGACGTTCACGCCCAACGAGACGTTCAAGGACTACATAGGGATACACATCACGAGGGCCAACGCAATGCTTTTGATAGCTGCCCTCGGCGAGAAGGCTTACCCATTCGTCATCCAGGACTTCAGGAAAGCCTGGGAGGTCATCCAGCTCAAGAAGATTCCGATAATGGGTGGAACCCATCCGGGCCACACTACTGATGCAGTTGCCGCACTGCTGGCGGAATATCTTCAGGCCGACCTTCTGGTGGTCGTCACCAACGTCGATGGAGTTTACGACTCCGACCCCAAGAAGAACCCCAACGCGAAGAAGCTCGACAGGATCACAGTTGACCAGCTCGTTGAAATAGCTATGCAGGAGGAAAGCAAGGCCGGAGGAAGCGGCGTTGTTGATGCTTTGGCCGCCAAGTTCATCCAGCGCGGCGAGATACGAACATACATCGTCGGCAAGAATGATGCCTATCACCTCTTTGACGTGGTTAATGGCAAACACAGCGGAACGGTTGTGGAGCCTTGA
- a CDS encoding ribbon-helix-helix domain-containing protein, with protein MSATEKVSIRFPPALMREIDELVEKGEFSSRSEFIKEAVRFFLLRYESPKELWEEYKLLAKSRKIPSEEEIQKLLEEVDKEWKRSRS; from the coding sequence ATGTCAGCTACCGAAAAGGTTTCCATCCGCTTTCCCCCTGCTCTGATGAGAGAAATAGATGAGCTCGTTGAGAAGGGAGAGTTCTCAAGCAGGAGCGAATTCATCAAAGAGGCCGTTAGGTTCTTCCTCCTCCGCTATGAATCTCCTAAAGAGCTCTGGGAGGAGTACAAACTGCTCGCCAAGAGCAGGAAAATTCCGAGCGAGGAGGAAATCCAAAAGCTCCTTGAGGAAGTGGACAAGGAATGGAAACGCTCAAGGTCGTAA
- a CDS encoding putative toxin-antitoxin system toxin component, PIN family produces the protein METLKVVIDTNVIITAAINPFGSSGKVMNLVVEKKVTSYASEVILEELRFKLTSEKVLKYLESRVYALWIYRIFRASSTLVEPAKHFEVSPDPDDNKFFDAVYSSEAAVLISLDKKHVLKLRDGERRFSLNGHEFLILTPAELLELIERDKTLNV, from the coding sequence ATGGAAACGCTCAAGGTCGTAATAGACACGAACGTGATAATAACCGCCGCTATAAACCCCTTCGGGAGCTCCGGGAAGGTTATGAACTTAGTCGTGGAGAAGAAAGTCACCTCATACGCCTCAGAGGTCATCCTTGAGGAGCTCCGGTTCAAACTGACGAGTGAGAAGGTTCTGAAGTACCTTGAGAGTAGGGTTTACGCCCTCTGGATTTACAGAATTTTCAGGGCATCATCCACTCTGGTTGAACCGGCCAAGCACTTCGAAGTCTCGCCTGATCCGGACGACAACAAGTTTTTCGATGCCGTTTATTCCTCCGAGGCAGCGGTTTTGATAAGCCTCGACAAGAAGCACGTGCTGAAGCTGAGGGATGGGGAGAGAAGGTTCTCTTTGAATGGACACGAGTTTCTCATCCTGACGCCAGCGGAGCTCCTTGAGCTAATCGAAAGGGATAAAACCTTGAATGTGTAA
- a CDS encoding potassium channel family protein, whose product MYLPQAKLKAYVHNFIEWLLGDLPSEYGTNWVRLFLLSLLVIIGNTVPYALWSAYIEGFPQTFNYPIRFANALYYPLVTFTTLGYGDMHPTGWLKALSALEALTGAVFMALIVAVIARKWMR is encoded by the coding sequence TTGTATCTTCCACAAGCAAAGCTCAAAGCTTACGTTCACAACTTCATTGAATGGCTTTTGGGCGATCTGCCCTCAGAATACGGCACGAACTGGGTTCGGCTCTTTCTCTTGTCACTGCTCGTTATTATTGGCAACACGGTTCCATACGCCCTCTGGAGCGCCTACATTGAAGGCTTTCCTCAAACCTTCAATTATCCCATTCGCTTCGCCAACGCTCTCTACTACCCCCTCGTCACCTTCACAACCCTCGGCTACGGCGACATGCACCCCACGGGCTGGCTAAAAGCTTTAAGTGCTCTTGAAGCTCTGACCGGTGCAGTCTTCATGGCGCTCATAGTGGCAGTCATAGCGAGGAAGTGGATGCGGTAA
- a CDS encoding type II toxin-antitoxin system RelE/ParE family toxin translates to MTFRVIISPRAEKGLRSLPEASMKKFAELVEVLKHNPVPVEKFDIKKLKGYERAYRIRLGKFRVVYTVRWDEDVVVILKVEPRERA, encoded by the coding sequence ATGACGTTTAGGGTCATCATAAGTCCCCGCGCAGAGAAGGGACTCCGATCACTTCCGGAGGCGAGCATGAAAAAGTTTGCTGAGCTAGTTGAAGTTCTGAAACATAACCCAGTTCCAGTGGAAAAGTTTGACATTAAGAAGCTCAAGGGATATGAAAGAGCCTATCGAATTCGGCTTGGGAAATTTAGAGTTGTGTATACTGTGAGATGGGATGAAGATGTTGTAGTCATTCTCAAAGTCGAGCCCCGAGAACGGGCATAA
- a CDS encoding NAD(P)/FAD-dependent oxidoreductase translates to MKIVVIGSGTAGSNFALFMRKLDRKAEIIVIGKEPTMQYSPCALPHVISGTIEKPEDVIVFPNEFYERQKIEMMLGTEVKAIDRKRKVVITDKGEVPYDKLVLAVGSKAFVPPIRGGENEGVFTLKSLDDVRRIKAYIAERKPKKAIVIGAGLIGLEGAEAFAKLGMEVLVVELMDRLMPTMLDKDTVKLVQTEMENHGVSFRFGVGVSEIIGSPVEAVKIGEEEVPADLVLVATGVRANTDLAKQAGLEVNRGIVVNEHLQTGDPDIYAIGDCAEVIDAVTDGRILSQLGTSAVRMAKVAAEHIAGKDVSFRPVFNTAITELFDLEIGAFGITEERAKREGIEVVVGKFKGSTKPEYYPGGKPITVKLIFRKTDRKLIGGQIVGGERVWGRIMTLSALAQKGATVEDVAYLETAYAPPISPTIDPITVAAEMAQRRLR, encoded by the coding sequence ATGAAAATCGTAGTCATCGGTTCTGGAACCGCTGGGAGCAACTTTGCCCTCTTCATGCGCAAGCTCGACAGGAAGGCCGAGATAATAGTTATAGGAAAGGAGCCGACGATGCAGTACTCCCCATGCGCTCTCCCCCACGTCATAAGCGGCACGATTGAGAAGCCGGAGGACGTTATAGTCTTTCCGAACGAGTTCTATGAGAGGCAGAAGATTGAAATGATGCTTGGCACCGAGGTTAAAGCCATTGACCGCAAGAGGAAGGTTGTAATTACGGATAAGGGTGAGGTTCCCTACGACAAGCTCGTTTTAGCAGTTGGCTCTAAGGCCTTCGTCCCACCGATTAGGGGAGGTGAGAACGAGGGCGTCTTCACCCTCAAGAGCCTCGACGACGTCAGGAGGATAAAGGCATACATAGCGGAGAGAAAGCCGAAGAAGGCCATCGTCATCGGCGCTGGTTTAATAGGTCTTGAGGGTGCCGAGGCCTTCGCCAAGCTCGGTATGGAAGTCCTCGTAGTCGAGCTGATGGACCGTTTAATGCCCACCATGCTGGACAAGGACACTGTAAAGCTCGTCCAGACTGAGATGGAAAACCACGGCGTTTCCTTCCGCTTCGGCGTCGGCGTGAGTGAGATCATCGGAAGCCCTGTCGAAGCGGTCAAGATTGGGGAAGAGGAAGTTCCTGCAGACCTCGTTCTCGTTGCAACTGGTGTAAGGGCGAACACCGACCTTGCCAAGCAGGCGGGCCTCGAAGTGAACCGCGGGATAGTCGTTAACGAGCACCTCCAGACAGGCGACCCAGATATTTACGCGATAGGCGACTGTGCGGAGGTTATCGACGCCGTAACCGACGGTAGGATCCTCAGCCAGCTCGGAACCTCCGCCGTCAGGATGGCGAAAGTAGCCGCCGAGCACATAGCTGGAAAGGACGTTTCCTTCAGGCCGGTCTTCAATACGGCTATAACCGAGCTGTTCGACCTTGAAATCGGCGCCTTCGGAATCACCGAGGAGAGGGCAAAGAGAGAGGGCATCGAAGTCGTTGTCGGCAAGTTCAAAGGCTCAACAAAGCCGGAGTACTACCCCGGAGGAAAGCCCATAACCGTTAAGCTCATATTCAGGAAAACCGACAGGAAGCTCATAGGCGGGCAAATAGTCGGTGGCGAGAGGGTCTGGGGCAGGATAATGACGCTCTCCGCGTTAGCACAGAAGGGGGCGACGGTTGAGGATGTTGCCTACCTTGAGACAGCCTATGCTCCACCGATAAGCCCGACCATCGACCCGATAACGGTCGCGGCTGAGATGGCCCAGAGACGGCTTCGTTGA
- a CDS encoding S8 family serine peptidase, with translation MRKVYGVVLALFVAGLMLGVTAAAPSPQVGNAPTYKNYALLTPKLFQMVQNMNWDQDVSTIIMFDNQQDKKNAITILKFMGAKIKYDYKAIPAVAVTLKVHDLLAIAGMIDTGFFGNSQLSGVQFIQDDYKIQADVDLEGLDESTAQISAPQVWNVGYDGSGVTVAVVDTGIDASHPDLQGKVIGWKDFVNNRTTPYDDQGHGTHVAGIIASTGAASNGQYKGVAPGAKLVGVKVLNSQGSGSVSTIIAGIDWVIQNKDKYNISVINLSLGGSQSSDGTDALSQEVDKAWEDGIAVCVAAGNSGPDTYTVGSPAAAPDVITVGAVDKNDVITYFSSRGPTADGRLKPEVVAPGNWIISDRAAGTQLTSETVGQYYVAASGTSMATPHVSGAVALLREAHPDWTPDKIKYVLEITADVVNSSAIAGVAYGAGRINVYEALNYDQDSKVDFTGYLDNKQNVTDEVSVSSGTTRIAALLTWDNPQADLDLYMYDPNGQLTDYSDTSYYGFEKVAYRNPTPGTWYFLVVSYSGSANYKLEVLDEGGTVSKVSNSGSGSNGGSSGSSGSSGSGSNGGSGTQPSPQPTQSVVVKNFTGTVDYQNYVVDTVTVNSGATQIEGYLYGNSYDDLDLYLYDPNQNLVTSSTNPGSDEYVSYNNPSPGTWYFVVYAYDTYYWSANYFLQVKIHYAS, from the coding sequence ATGAGGAAGGTTTACGGTGTGGTGTTGGCCCTGTTCGTTGCGGGCCTAATGCTCGGCGTGACCGCCGCGGCTCCATCACCGCAGGTTGGAAACGCCCCGACCTATAAGAACTACGCCCTGCTGACACCGAAGCTCTTCCAGATGGTACAGAACATGAACTGGGACCAGGACGTGAGCACGATCATAATGTTCGACAACCAGCAGGACAAGAAGAACGCCATAACCATCCTGAAGTTCATGGGCGCGAAGATTAAGTACGACTACAAGGCCATTCCCGCGGTGGCCGTCACCCTCAAGGTCCACGACCTTCTCGCGATAGCTGGAATGATAGACACCGGGTTCTTCGGGAACAGCCAGCTCTCCGGTGTCCAGTTCATCCAGGATGACTATAAAATCCAGGCCGATGTTGACCTTGAGGGTCTCGATGAGTCAACCGCCCAAATCTCTGCGCCCCAAGTGTGGAACGTCGGATACGATGGAAGCGGTGTGACAGTTGCCGTCGTTGACACCGGCATAGACGCCTCTCACCCGGATCTTCAGGGCAAGGTAATCGGCTGGAAGGACTTCGTCAACAACAGAACCACCCCGTACGATGACCAGGGGCACGGAACCCATGTTGCGGGTATAATAGCAAGCACCGGCGCCGCCAGCAACGGACAATATAAGGGAGTTGCCCCCGGAGCAAAGCTCGTCGGTGTCAAGGTTTTGAATTCACAGGGAAGCGGTTCGGTGTCCACGATAATCGCGGGAATAGATTGGGTCATCCAGAACAAGGACAAGTACAACATCAGCGTCATCAACCTATCCCTCGGTGGCTCACAGAGCTCGGATGGAACCGATGCCCTAAGTCAGGAGGTTGACAAGGCGTGGGAGGACGGCATAGCCGTATGCGTGGCCGCTGGGAACAGCGGGCCCGATACATACACGGTGGGTTCCCCAGCCGCTGCCCCTGACGTCATCACGGTCGGTGCCGTCGACAAGAACGACGTCATAACGTACTTCTCCAGCAGGGGCCCGACCGCCGACGGAAGACTCAAGCCGGAGGTCGTTGCTCCGGGTAACTGGATAATCTCTGACAGGGCAGCCGGAACCCAGCTCACTAGTGAAACCGTCGGTCAGTACTACGTCGCCGCCTCCGGAACTTCAATGGCTACACCCCACGTCAGCGGTGCCGTTGCTCTCCTGAGGGAGGCCCACCCTGACTGGACGCCGGATAAGATAAAGTACGTCCTCGAGATAACCGCAGATGTAGTTAACTCAAGTGCGATAGCGGGCGTGGCTTATGGTGCCGGCAGGATAAACGTGTACGAGGCCCTCAACTACGACCAGGACTCAAAGGTTGACTTCACGGGCTATCTCGACAACAAGCAGAACGTTACAGATGAGGTTAGTGTAAGCAGCGGCACCACGAGGATAGCCGCGCTTCTAACTTGGGACAACCCGCAGGCCGATCTTGACCTTTACATGTACGACCCGAACGGCCAGCTCACCGACTACTCCGACACCAGCTACTATGGATTTGAGAAGGTCGCGTACAGAAACCCCACACCCGGGACATGGTACTTCCTGGTGGTGAGCTACTCTGGCAGCGCCAACTACAAGCTTGAGGTGCTCGATGAAGGGGGTACCGTGAGCAAGGTATCCAACAGTGGTAGCGGAAGCAACGGTGGAAGCAGTGGAAGCAGTGGCAGTTCCGGAAGTGGAAGCAACGGCGGCAGTGGCACCCAGCCCAGCCCGCAGCCGACCCAGTCCGTCGTCGTCAAGAACTTTACTGGAACAGTTGACTATCAGAATTACGTCGTCGACACCGTGACCGTCAACAGCGGCGCCACCCAGATAGAGGGATACCTCTACGGAAACAGCTACGACGACCTTGACCTCTACCTGTACGACCCGAACCAGAACCTCGTTACAAGCTCCACGAACCCAGGCTCCGATGAATATGTCAGCTACAACAACCCATCCCCGGGAACGTGGTACTTCGTC